The Rhizobium leguminosarum genome includes a region encoding these proteins:
- a CDS encoding Bax inhibitor-1/YccA family protein, which translates to MADLRNYQSRAQTGEMIDQGLRTYMLKVYNLMALGLAITGVAAYLSFQFAFANGELTAFGQAIYVSPLKWVVILAPLALVFFLSFRINTMTVAAAQTTFAVYAALVGLSLSSIFLIYTGQSVVQTFFVTAASFGALSLYGYTTKRDLSAMGSFLMMGVFGLIIASLVNIFLASSAVQFAISVLGVLIFAGLTAYDTQRIKELYLEADDVAVAGRKAIMGALTLYLDFINLFMFLLQFMGNRK; encoded by the coding sequence TTGATCAAGGCCTGCGCACTTATATGCTCAAGGTCTACAACCTGATGGCGCTGGGCCTGGCGATCACCGGTGTGGCCGCATATCTGTCGTTCCAATTCGCCTTCGCCAATGGCGAGCTGACCGCTTTCGGTCAGGCGATCTATGTCAGCCCGCTGAAGTGGGTGGTCATTCTGGCGCCGCTGGCTCTGGTGTTCTTCCTGAGCTTCCGGATCAATACCATGACGGTGGCCGCCGCCCAGACGACCTTTGCGGTCTACGCCGCGCTCGTCGGCCTGTCGCTCTCGTCGATCTTCCTGATCTACACGGGCCAGAGCGTCGTTCAGACCTTCTTCGTCACCGCCGCCTCCTTCGGCGCGCTGTCGCTTTACGGCTACACGACGAAGCGTGACCTGTCGGCGATGGGCTCGTTCCTGATGATGGGTGTCTTCGGCCTGATCATCGCTTCGCTGGTCAACATCTTCCTGGCGTCGTCCGCCGTGCAGTTCGCGATCTCGGTACTCGGCGTGCTGATCTTCGCAGGCCTCACCGCCTACGATACGCAGCGGATCAAGGAATTGTACCTGGAAGCCGATGACGTCGCCGTCGCCGGCCGCAAGGCGATCATGGGTGCGCTGACGCTCTATCTCGACTTCATCAACCTCTTCATGTTCCTGCTGCAGTTCATGGGCAACCGTAAATAA